DNA sequence from the Macrobrachium nipponense isolate FS-2020 chromosome 3, ASM1510439v2, whole genome shotgun sequence genome:
GAACAaaacagtttccttttttttgcaCACAGCACGAGGAACAAGTAATGATTTTCCTAATGAAtgcctttttgcattttaatcattaacaataaacagaagaaaaagaGATTTAACAtatcaaaatcttttttttaagagGAACAAGTAACAATGATGATTTATGACGAAAAGATTGCTAATATCAATAACATCTACCATTATAGAATACAAATTAATACTATTAGTATAGGCACTGCAGGATATTCCTAACCGAAAATAACCTTTGGTTATGAGAGGTCGATTCTATATCATAACCAAAGATTATTTTCTGTTATGAATGCTCTTCATTGCTGTTAGCattatcattttgtattttcagCAGAGTAATTCTCATTAATATCAGCAATATTGTTTTCATCAgaagttatcattattacttgtTCCTCATGCTTTGTTAAAAGAAAGTTGTTGATATCCTCAATCTCTTTATGTGATGAAATGTCCTCTGTTTATTTACTGAACTGCAATTCTCTCTAAttaaccaaaatacaaaaaggcatTAATTGGTAAAATTGGATTTTAATTTCATGGTTATAAGCgaagaaatattttacttatcATCATTTCAACGTTACATTTTGGGGTCTATCTATAGGTCCTCATTGCATCCATTGTTCGGATATAATCTAAATGGAAATGAATTTATCCCATTTATAATTATACTCCTTTCTAAAATATTAGATTTTTCTACTTTTCGTCCTGTACCTCTCGCATCTTTCCCTTTCTTGCTGTATAGCCACCGGTATAGGTGGTCCCAATTATGCTTGAATTTATTGATGAATatttaaaaacactgaaaaaaaaatgaacttcaaACAATCTGGTATCCTGAACTCACTCGAAACACTTAGCGTTAGAGAAATACCCAGTGGCGGAACTGCTGGGGGGATGCAGGGGGTGCATGCACCAGGGCCCCCTGTGATTGTGGGCCCATCTGGCCCCATAATAATAACTTAGTAGATTATTTATTGATATGTTTGTAAATATGTTTAggtaatagaaataatgaaaatacaaatgataataatcatagtagtattagtagttttTAATCTTATCTATACTATAGTATCATCATTAAATggcaattaattttgcttttcacGATAGATGCCCACTCAAATAATTTGCACAAGGGCCCATAATGACCTAGTTCCGCCACTGGAATTATCTGAGTAAATACTTGGTTTGTGGTACCTCAGGAGCCAAAGTTCACGTCACGTAGATATAGGAATAGGTCGTTTTATGACGTTGGTCACCTGTGCCTTCAAACTTTCAAAGCACTCACCTGTCGTACCACCATCCTCCTGAGAAGTACGTTGCACAGTTCCCGTCGTCATAGAGGTCGTTATCGCGGTCGTTCGCAGTGAATGGTCGCCCGTGGTGGTAGGTGAAGGCGTCCGTGGCATTGCCCGTGTAATCTCCGATGTCCAGTTCGTATCCTGTTCCCTCACTTCCGACTCGGAAGGAACTGACCAAGAAAAAGGTAATCAGTAACTTCGTTTTATCACTGATAGCAGTGTCACTGATAGATTAGTTTTGTTGTTAAGAGATTAAGTTGGCCTTGTGACAAGGAACCTATCTCTTTAAAAGAGCCAGCCGATGGCAAAGAAGAAATTCGGTCACAGAAGATGCCTGTGCATAGGGGTTGGGAGAGTGTGGAGGTTTAGTGcatgtacacatatgtataataagtAAAGGCACTGTGAGTTTATACATAGTATAAAAGTAACTGGTAAGAATGGATGCCTGGAGTGAGTCTTCTGGAGAGCTTTTCTGAAAACagattaatctcattaaacgtgtAATGACTTATGAATACTCATGCGTATGATGGGGTCAGGGAATGTAACTATAAGGTTTATCAGATTACGTGATTACCTGATTTTAAGTTAGGTGAACGAAAGCCTGAATAAAGCACATTTTCTAATATGTGTTAAGAATTCAAAATGGGTCCATTAAGACACACAATATTAAGAAAAACATGAAGGATACCATATAAAGAGACGGTTAACAAGAAGTGCTATGGCTGAATGCAACTGGTTAGGATTTTGGGTTAACTAGAGCAGCAGTGAAAGTTTGCTTGCATATGAATGTAGGGAGAAGACAAGGGATTTGTTTTAGGATGATGAAATGGGAGTTTTAGTAAAGAGAAATGTGTATTCAAAGTGTATTTGGCTACCAGAAACAGAATTGCATAGAGAAGGACAAAGGAATGAACAGTACATCAAATAGCTATAAGAGAAAGTCAATGAGATAGCTGCTCGAAATGGATGTGAGTAACCTCTTTACGGGTTAATAGGGCATTTTCCGGTGAAAGCTAAATTGAAGGAGGAAGATTTTGGGAAGTTGAATCTTAGAATAAGAGATGTAGTTAGAGTGATACTTACTTGGAGAATTTTAATGAAGTTTCGATGGAATCAGTATTCTGAAAGGTTGATGAATGTATAGATAAAACaagaaacataaaacaagaaaggCAGAAATTCAAGATGCAAGAGTTGACAGACTTCATGCAAGTTCTAAAGTGCTTGAGGAAATGGCAGGTAAGACGTACGATTTCTCCTTAAGATTTAAGAAGTTGAATAGTGGAATTACAGGTGATATGTAggcaaaaaaattatatgtataatcatGTGGCTCCAGGATATGTAAAGTATGTGAATGAAGAGAAGTTTTATGTGGAATGAGAGCAGCAGTTAATCGCCACGTTATATGAAACaggaaattaaaatttcatttagttACTTTCGATCACTGTCCAAAGTAATCATCAATAGGCTATTTATGAAGCAAGAGTCAGCTTTAGCGCAGGAATGCGTTAGTGTACCAGCAACAGCAGTTGTTAGAAAACTCTCACCTGTACTGTGCCCAATAGTTGCCCTTCTCGTAATCCTCCATATCTACTTTCATTCGGTAACTCTTTTGATTGGTCAGAATGTGGAGGAAATCATTGCCAGCCCAAAATTCCGACTCTAGGTCACCAAAGCCTGTTTTGTATTCTTGCCAGCCCTGGTTGAAGTCCACCTAGTCGTAAAGAATGAAGAGATAATTTTAGGAAATCGTTAAGATTACGTAGCTAAAACAATTGCCAGAAAAATTATCAAAGCATCTAACATAAAGACTGAAATGCAACATATCTTAATTCTAAATACGGTTCATTCCTCATAATTATTTCAGTAACTCTTGATAAAAGGAATTCACTTGGAAGACCTCGGTGTAAATGTACACTTAACTATTCTATAGAACACTTTGTTATCATAGGAAAAGCAATCTAATTTATAATAATGCATTTCAGATATGATATATTTGACCCAGAGGTCGCACCGACAGTATACAGAAATAGATAAACGTCTTTATGTAGAATGTACGGTTATAAAATCTTAATTAGGTAAAGATTGTAATATCTTTAACAAATAATATTAgcatcaacaagaaagagagtAAGGAATTTCTCCATCCAACCTGTTCTGGAACTCGAGCTCTTCTTTGAATGACCAGCCAACCTCCTTGGTCAGTTTCCATGTCACACAGCACCTGACGACCAAACTTCTGCAGGAAGTACACCCCAGACGCATTAGATCCCAGGTCATACAGGTCCTGGCAATCTGCAGCGAGAATATTACTGGACAAGTCGCTGAGTTTAGACACTGTCCCTTCCATTTCTTTCGTCTTCTCTCCTACGAAATCCTGCAGGGTTGACAGTCTGGTCATCATCTGCTCTTTGAAATCTTGCAGCgcattttttgtgttgttggcaccGCTGTTGACCAACTCCTTGACGGACGTGGTCTCCTGGCTGAGTGTGGCCAGCGACTGAGTCATGTCCTTGACAGCTTCCTTTAAATCAATGAGCAAGTCTGATTTAGCTGTGGAATTTTCTATGTTGTCGATTGCTGTCATTAAATGCCTCGTGGTGTTGACAAACAGGTCCTTGAATACCCTGAAGTCATACTCGGCAATGACGTCTTCAAGTCTTGTCGCCTCGTAACTGTAGGTGGCAGCGACGAGGCTCAGCAGGACAAAGGCAAGATATTTTCTGCCCATCGTTTTCGTTGGCATCCTGCATTGActggaaaaatagaaaatggaaaaggataaatctaatagctggttgCATCATGACTGTCACTGTTATGATGAAACTTTACTCTGAATCTGGTAAGATATGAATTATTTTAGTATCTCTTATCCTCCAAAAAATACAGATTTTCACACGTTTTCTGAAAGGTCTGGAATCCACGAAGgctgtacaaaagaaaaatatagatgaTAATAATCCTCGGAATTGTTGTGCTCTGATAGCGAGACTAATGAAATAACAATACTTAGTTAGTTAATATGATACATTCTAGGAACAAGTTCCATAGTAAGCTGTCACCTTAAAGAAAgattatattgtgaattttactatcattaaagaACACATCATATTCATAAGATATACTCGTAAGCCCATGATATAAACTTTATCATTGTACTTACAATGTATGAACCATAGTTAGTTTCACACGTACGAGTAATAAAGACTGCAGGATGAAAACATCTTAAAAAGTTAAAACCTCCAAATGAATAGAGCTAACACTCTCACTGGAGTACTTTTCATTACAAGCAGTTTTAGCTTTGAATTTTATATACCTTACACAAATGATTGTAAGCGTACGATGCCAGTCTCGCTAAATCTATAGTATTCGCAGTATTTCTTTTTGATAGTCATTTCTCTATCATTGTACGGGGGCACAAAAATAGGGAAAATTACGGAATTTAATCAAATTGCTCAAACTTTGGTTGGAATCCGAGACTGTAGCTTCTAAACTTTCTACTACTCTATTATTTCAGTAACTGATGTTTCATCCTTTTTCCATTAACAGTCCATTCACCCTAGCGGGCTAAAtggacaaaagttagagctttaggaattgaaggagaaatagcagactggatcgaagactggctaataGAAAACAGCGAGTCGTAacaaatggtgaagaatcagaatggtcagATTGTAGGTTTCACTAgcaagatagccaaatttgcagatgacaccaaactaggtgtgaatacagcagacccagatatagtggaaattttaagaaattatctaagaaAACTAAGAGAGCGGTCAAAAATATGGCAAATACCTTTTAACCTGGATGAATGtatagtgttacaaataggaaaaaGCAACCCGCATGCCAACTACATACTGCCTGAGAATGACGTAAATAgtatagaacaagaagaggaccttaaagtcattattaccaaggacttaaaatccaaatagcaatgcataaaagctgaaaagcaggcacagaaactagtgagaTATATTAaaaggcagttcagatacagaaataaggaaacggtgctgcagctctactcatcaatagttagacaacgtcttgaatatgcagtacagttttggtcaccaacactaagaaagagGGGGTACAagaaagagccacaaagttacttccatccatcaggcaaataggtcaccatagacgactagagagcctgaacttATATGACATAGAAACACAACGATTGCGGGGagaactaatagaaacattcaaaatactgaaaggcataacaaaagtagacagtaacctcttcacgttaaacgaaaaccaggcaagaaataatagatggaaactagaactgaagagatacaacacgtcgcattgtgggaacttcttcacatacaagatatgtgactcaTGGAAGAAACTGCCACCGGAAGTTGTAACAGCAGCACTGTAGAATaaatagttcaaaagaaagctagacaaaattattagaacaatgtgaatgaattgtaaaacctgctcctaaagacaagtgagcacatgatttctcctcggatggacttataaggatttgagacatcctaatacttgtaactccttgtaattcagtacatacaatatatatgtgcatattatgTAAactatgtccatatatatatatatatataatgatatatatatataatatattatatatatatatatatatataatatatatatatcgtatatatgtatgtatatgtatgtatgtatatatatatatatatatatatatatatatatattataaatattatataaatatatatatatatatatatatatatatatatttgtgtgtgcatacttacatgaatattgatatatatgtatatatattaaaatcctaaGTGGCCGCCCcctatgaaagatttctagatccgccactgtttGTTATGTCTAAGTGGTCACCTATCCAACTACTTTACTAATGAAATTATGTTGGTGAATTACTCTGACAGGATGGAAATCGGAGAAGGTACCAGGCCGTGTGCACAAGATTGGGAGAAAACTGGAGTGTCAGTGGTAGAAATGTGAGAATGATTTAttgaaccagtcccatttttGGAGAGGGAAGTGTGGACGTCCAGCGTAGGTGAAAGaaaaagtatttaatttctttagAAGAGTTGTTTTCGCAGTGTGTTTAGTGTAAACACTGAGAGTATGAGGAATGTGCAGATGCAGAAATATTAAAAGGTTCGGTATAAATGAGGTGATGAGTGAGTCTGGAGATGGTTTGtccatgtggaaagaatggaggataaCAGGCTGGTGAAACGAGAGCATGAGTCTGAAGTGTCAGTAGAAAGAAGAGGAATGCCTAGAAAGTGCTAGATGAACAATGTAGAAGAGTAAGGGTGTTAATATGCCGGAAGAAGAAGCTCATGCAAGAAAGGTCGTGTAGAATGGATTTGACATGCTGAAGACGAGTGAGCCATGCGTCTAGATTTGTAGAGCAGCGGGTGTTGAGGAAGTTTTCTGTGTAGGGGCCCCAGCCATAATTAAGTAGTGTAAGAATAAATgtaacattattcattattcaatataTTTGATCTCATTGAAGTTGCTGCTTGagacatatttatatgtgtatatattcacacacacacacacacacacacacacaacacacacacacacatatatatatatatatatatatatatatatatatatatatatatgtatgtatgtatatacatatatatacatatacgtatgtgtgtgtatacatacatacatatatatataaaatgtgtgtgaatatatatatgcatgttcaatattttttctatgattttaCTAATAATCCATTAATCTCGAATTCATTATACCTTGCGAATAATACACTCACAAAGGGGATTAAATATGATAGCACACGTACCGTCACGGGATTCGAACCTCTGCCTTTCTTCATGGCTGAGTAAATCAAGTTACTGTTGGTCACGTTCCAAAACAAGAAGGAGTGGGTTTGAAGCCAGGCCAGAGTAGGTGcacttatacaatatataattccCTTAGTTTGCGGTTATTTCCTTGGCATAGTGAATTCGATTTTAATGGGTATTTTTTGTGGGTTACATGAGAACTGAAAGAATCTTGTGAAAATGTTTTTGGAAAGGAGCCCAAAAAGGAAGTGTTGTATTCTATTACTCTTGTAATTCttttctaataaacaccatattatttggaagcttgaatttcaaatcagtggcccctttgggcttgttccacatgaacagcgttcatcttttgaataataagaataataataatcctaaggATATGTGAGGAAATGTACCTTAGATAAGTAGTGAAAGAATGGATCAGAGATTTTAATACGATTCAGGCATGCAGAAATTAATGGAAAACGGGTGGACAGTAAAACAAGCATTTAGTTCGCAAGTGTTACAAGGGAGAGAGGAAGACAGCAACTGCTGGATAACACATATGTAAAGAAGTATTGAATACAGAGGCATTTATATCTAAGAAGCGGGAGAGAGCCTTAAGGATATAGGTGAATATCATAGTGGGTGTAGTGGCACTCGGTGTGCAGCTGGTGAGTTGTAAGTGAAGGTGAATGAAACAGCCAATAGGATGGAAGGTCTTCGAACCTGATTTCATCCGCGAATTTGCAGTTAGAGTATCAATGGGGTATTGGTCACTTTTCTTTCGggtaccagagaaaaaaacaatgGGTGTTTACATGGCTGCTAGAAACGAAACAGGGCGGGACAGTGGTACTACAGACTTACCTACTCAGACGAATATGACTTATTTATATCCTCGACAGCTCACTGATTGCCCCATCATATGCGAAAGAGAAATACACTTCCCTAATCACTCATTACAAACTTTTTGCACCACTAAAATATGAATGATCGGTGGTTACTTGTAAGAGAGCGAAACCTTCTTCGCAAGCGCTATGGTTTTTACACCCATGGGGATGTTCCCCTGACAGACCGCCGAGTGGAACTGGTTCCTTTCTGGTCCCCTCACGATGCCACCTCCCTGAACCTCCAACACCCTTCATTCAGACAGACGGTGTTCTGGAGGTTTCTAGCGGCTGGCACTAACGCAAAGGGCACCACTAGCTCAAGGACCTTCCATCTTCTCGTCCTTCCCAACNNNNNNNNNNNNNNNNNNNNNNNNNNNNNNNNNNNNNNNNNNNNNNNNNNNNNNNNNNNNNNNNNNNNNNNNNNNNNNNNNNNNNNNNNNNNNNNNNNNNNNNNNNNNNNNNNNNNNNNNNNNNNNNNNNNNNNNNNNNNNNNNNNNNNNNNNNNNNNNNNNNNNNNNNNNNNNNNNNNNNNNNNNNNNNNNNNNNNNNNNNNNNNNNNNNNNNNNNNNNNNNNNNNNNNNNNNNNNNNNNNNNNNNNNNNNNNNNNNNNNNNNNNNNNNNNNNNNNNNNNNNNNNNNNNNNNNNNNNNNNNNNNNNNNNNNNNNNNNNNNNNNNNNNNNNNNNNNNNNNNNNNNNNNNNNNNNNNNNNNNNNNNNNNNNNNNNNNNNNNNNNNNNNNNNNNNNNNNNNNNNNNNNNNNNNNNNNNNNNNNNNNNNNNNNNNNNNNNNNNNNNNNNNNNNNNNNNNNNNNNNNNNNNNNNNNNNNNNNNNNNNNNNNNNNNNNNNNNNNNAGTAAAACAAGCATTTAGTTCGCAAGTGTTACAAGGGAGAGAGGAAGACAGCAACTGCTGGATAACACATATGTAAAGAAGTATTGAATACAGAGGCATTTATATCTAAGAAGCGGGAGAGAGCCTTAAGGATATAGGTGAATATCATAGTGGGTGTAGTGGCACTCGGTGTGCAGCTGGTGAGTTGTAAGTGAAGGTGAATGAAACAGCCAATAGGATGGAAGGTCTTCGAACCTGATTTCATCCGCGAATTTGCAGTTAGAGTATCAATGGGGTATTGGTCACTTTTCTTTCGggtaccagagaaaaaaacaatgGGTGTTTACATGGCTGCTAGAAACGAAACAGGGCGGGACAGTGGTACTACAGACTTACCTACTCAGACGAATATGACTTATTTATATCCTCGACAGCTCACTGATTGCCCATATATGCGAGGAAAAAGAAATACACTTCCCTAATCACTCATTACAAACTTTTTGCACCACTAAAATATGGAATGATCGGTGTTACTTGTAAGAGAGCGAACCTTCTTCGCAAGCGCTATGGTTTTACACCCATGGGGATGTTCCCCTGACAGACCGCCGAGTGGAACTGGTTCCTTTCTGGTCCCCTCACGATGCCACCTCCCTGAACCTCCAACACCCTTCATTCAGACAGACGGTGTTCTGGAGGTTTCTAGCGGCTGGCACTAACGCAAAGGGCACCACTAGCTCAAGGACCTTCCATCTTCTCGTCCTTCCCAACaaacatacctctctctctctctctctctctctctctctatctctctctctctctctctctctctccttacacacatacacacacacatacacacttcacATTCTTGCATATATTGAGTTTATTTACTTTATGTAAAGTGGAGCAAGTCCGGTTATCCATTTGTCGTTAGTTTCTTGGTCGCGATCTCTCGTCGTTAGGATTTGGTTGGCGATATCAACACCAGATTTTTAGAAACtgattaattaacaaataaaaaacaacctttCAAACTCTCCAGACCATGATAATCAtacaacaaatacagcaggatATTTTCGATGCCTTCGACCTcagaataaaaaatttctttcaaaaaagtCTACTATCCTGATCATAAAGCAATAAACTCACTAGGAAGTGTTGATAATCTGACTCATAACGATGTTTCAgtttgttttcgtttcttttttttttatataacttcattATGCATTAAGGAAAGTTTTCATACAGAGGGCAGGGTCATCctgagatgcatatatatatatatatatatatatatatatatatatatatatatatatatatatatatatatatatagatatatatatatatatatctataaaaggagccataaaaacaccaaaatgtagagagaaaaagtactatatttcagagactgctgtctctctcttcaggtatatgaatgagaaaagtttacagaaaaggtggtatttataccaagagattcgtccacaagtaagccaatttaggtcacccccgctgataatcttcctttaatctttcttaagcgttggttgaatgaacactgcgtcgacgatgtccgatgtccaattcccttttgagatgttcattacctgcttctcttttattaag
Encoded proteins:
- the LOC135221706 gene encoding techylectin-5B-like, whose amino-acid sequence is MPTKTMGRKYLAFVLLSLVAATYSYEATRLEDVIAEYDFRVFKDLFVNTTRHLMTAIDNIENSTAKSDLLIDLKEAVKDMTQSLATLSQETTSVKELVNSGANNTKNALQDFKEQMMTRLSTLQDFVGEKTKEMEGTVSKLSDLSSNILAADCQDLYDLGSNASGVYFLQKFGRQVLCDMETDQGGWLVIQRRARVPEQVDFNQGWQEYKTGFGDLESEFWAGNDFLHILTNQKSYRMKVDMEDYEKGNYWAQYSSFRVGSEGTGYELDIGDYTGNATDAFTYHHGRPFTANDRDNDLYDDGNCATYFSGGWWYDRCYDAHLNGVFPVVPDRQNASFITWWAHEEGVKVPLVLTSVTLKLKPNTH